From the Glandiceps talaboti chromosome 12, keGlaTala1.1, whole genome shotgun sequence genome, one window contains:
- the LOC144443876 gene encoding protein FAM81A-like produces MAGMMATPRYIDDYDRPPSRRLDVIEDRLLHQEKTTSGLIDRAFKIKEDIVDTLNLTHGSWQGEKQARELLQEHIRTITMVVKRLSREIEVLEDQLRSRDNVGVNANSAVKNLELHHVGNVVDLRGRVARCDASIARLSADMRTLNESIAVLNRQLQETNSAVLTAIRRLDSKISSVSERIDVTSVDQVTKIHHVKGESSTAVAKLDSKTRGHLEDLKSTIEATRHYNSVEREKLAKQFVHQMELVQTVRDAKQDQYEERMAERARRLERRVEVLEDTLKLERDSSRKAEVELRRYWEEKFEARQIQFDDKMREEMENMRIENRRGFTNVYASVDSTKQILDGKRKMMETQLRKEIQDIKKMVVLI; encoded by the exons ATGGCAGGCATGATGGCGACACCTAGGTACATAGATGACTATGATCGGCCACCAAGTCGTCGTCTTGATGTCATTGAAGATAGATTGTTACATCAGGAGAAAACCACCTCAGGTTTAATAGACAGAGCTTTCAAAATCAAAGAAGATATTGTTGATACATTGAATTTAACACACGGCTCATGGCAAGGTGAAAAACAAGCTAGAGAACTTCTACAAGAACACATCAGAACCATCACAATGGTGGTCAAGAGACTAAGTAGAGAAATAGAG GTATTAGAAGATCAGTTGAGAAGTCGTGACAATGTTGGAGTTAATGCAAATAGTGCTGTTAAAAATTTAGAACTTCACCATGTTGGTAATGTGGTGGATTTACGTGGACGTGTTGCCCGCTGTGATGCCTCCATTGCAAGATTATCAGCTGACATGAGAACTTTGAATGAATCTATTGCTGTGTTGAACAGACAATTACAAGAAACGAATTCGGCAGTGCTAACAGCTATCAGAAGATTAGATTCCAAG ATCTCGTCTGTGTCAGAAAGAATTGATGTGACATCAGTGGACCAAGTGACTAAGATTCACCATGTTAAAGGAGAATCAAGTACAGCTGTAGCTAAATTAGACAGTAAAACCAGAGGCCACTTGGAAGATCTCAAGTCTACCATTGAAGCTACAAGACATTACAATTCAGTAGAGAGAGAAAAATTAGCTAAACAATTTGTACATCAGATGGAATTAGTACAAACTGTACGAGATGCAAAACAG GATCAATATGAAGAAAGAATGGCTGAAAGAGCAAGAAGACTTGAGAGAAGAGTTGAAGTTCTGGAGGACACATTGAAACTAGAAAGGGACTCTTCCAGGAAAGCTGAAGTAGAGCTTCGGAGGTACTGGGAAGAAAAGTTTGAAGCACGGCAGATTCAGTTTGATGACAAAATGCGGGAAGAGATGGAAAATATGAGGATTGAGAATCGTCGTGGTTTTACTAATGTTTATGCCAGTGTTGATAGTACTAAACAAATATTGGATGGCAAAAGGAAAATGATGGAAACTCAACTACGTAAAGAAATCCAAGATATCAAAAAGATGGTGGTTCTCATATAA
- the LOC144443068 gene encoding cell cycle checkpoint protein RAD1-like, producing the protein MSLSTQQGDGDGDYIMVAKMDNARNMSNILKAIHFKEMATVFATSNGLKVTVEDAKCVQANAFLQSGIFQEFVLQEESATFKIDLTVLLECLNIFGVSTIPGVTTALKMCYGGYGSPLVLWLEEGGVLTDCTIKTLEPDEILDFNFSSANVINKIIMKSECLKEAFSELDMTSEVLQILMSPDKPYLRLSTFGNAGSTHADYPKDSDMVESFQCTQTQTNRYKLTLLKPSVKALGLSSKISIRTDYRGFLSLQYMIRNDDGQVCFVEYYCSPDEELEDDNDGDER; encoded by the exons ATGTCGCTATCAACGCAACAAGGAGACGGCGATGGTGATTATATAATGGTCGCTAAAATGGATAATGCTAGAAATATGTCGAATATTTTGAAGGCGATTCATTTCAAGGAG ATGGCGACTGTGTTTGCTACAAGTAATGGTTTAAAAGTAACAGTTGAGGATGCTAAGTGTGTTCAAGCCAATGCTTTCCTTCAGTCTGGAATATTTCAAGAATTTGTCCTACAGGAAGAGTCAGCaacttttaaaattgatttaacaGTTTTACTT GAATGTTTGAATATCTTTGGTGTTAGTACCATACCTGGTGTTACCACAGCTTTAAAGATGTGTTACGGTGGTTACGGTTCTCCTCTTGTATTATG GCTGGAAGAGGGTGGTGTGTTGACAGACTGCACCATCAAGACATTAGAACCAGATGAAATTTTGGATTTTAACTTTTCTAGTGCCAAcgtaataaacaaaattatcatgaaG TCAGAGTGTCTAAAAGAAGCATTCTCTGAATTAGACATGACGAGTGAAGTTTTACAGATTTTGATGTCCCCAGACAAACCTTATTTGAGATTATCAACATTTGGTAATGCAGGCAGTACACAT GCTGACTATCCCAAAGACTCTGATATGGTTGAGTCATTTCAgtgtacacaaacacaaactaacAG GTATAAGTTGACGTTATTAAAACCATCAGTGAAAGCACTGGGACTGTCCAGTAAGATATCTATACGTACTGACTATAGAGGATTTCTGTCATTACAATACATGATAAGAAATGATGATGGCCAGGTGTGTTTTGTAGAATACTAT TGTTCACCTGATGAAGAATTAGAAGATGACAATGATGGTGATGAGAGATGA